The Gammaproteobacteria bacterium DNA window AGAAAACATCCTATTATTAAAAAAATCATCACATAAACTGCAAGAGGTGCCTTTCTTAAAGTGTAAATTTCGAGGATAACAAACATGCCTAAACAAAGAATTAATGACATCATAACAAGCCATTTCTGCGCGCCTGTTTGAGAAAGAATTCTCAAGTGGCCTGCATTGACACCGGCATAAATTAATAAAAATGCACCGCTACCCATCATAGCGATACTAGCAAGATCAAAAAATAGAATAAATAAAATCACCAATAACGTGGTGATTAACAATCCTCCCGTAGCACCTCGCCATTCTGAACGAGCAAAAATAGGGGGTAATTCGCCGTCACGTGCAATCATGTAGCTAACATTGGCACCGCCAAACAGCGTGGCATTGATCGCAGAAGCTGTAGAAAATAAAGCTGCAATTGCAATTAATTTGAATCCCATGTTGCCAAAGAAAGGTTTGGCGGCTTGCGCTAAAGCAAAATCGCGTGCTGCATAAATTTCAGCAATGGGCAGATTGCCAACGACTGTGATTGAAACGGCGAGATAAATCACAATGACGATAATGACACTTAAGTATAATGCTTGGGGCAACGTTTTAGCAGGGTTATTCATATCGCCTGCGGCATTCGCAACTAAACCAAAGCCTTCATATCCAATGAATAAAACCCCTGCGCCAAAGAAAATATTCTCTACGCCTTTCCAGT harbors:
- a CDS encoding amino acid permease, with protein sequence MPQSPMQSRISLPAAISIGIGGMIGAGIFSILGVVAEASGSAMWVSFLIGGIVALFCTYSYAKLGAKFPSAGGAVEFLVRGWGVGSISGSLNLLMWVGYIVAIALYSQGFAAYCMTFFTNHPTPILAKSIASAVVIFFTFLNFLGAGSVGRAELFIVAVKVSILILFAVSGLFFIHAEYLSPVHWKGVENIFFGAGVLFIGYEGFGLVANAAGDMNNPAKTLPQALYLSVIIVIVIYLAVSITVVGNLPIAEIYAARDFALAQAAKPFFGNMGFKLIAIAALFSTASAINATLFGGANVSYMIARDGELPPIFARSEWRGATGGLLITTLLVILFILFFDLASIAMMGSGAFLLIYAGVNAGHLRILSQTGAQKWLVMMSLILCLGMFVILEIYTLRKAPLAVYVMIFLIIGCFLFEKIYRTMRRP